A stretch of the Streptococcus oralis genome encodes the following:
- the dnaB gene encoding replicative DNA helicase: MAEVEELRVQPQDILAEQSVLGAIFIDESKLVFVREYIDSRDFFKYAHRLIFQAMVDLSDRGEAIDATTVRTILDSQGDLQNIGGLSYLVEIVNSVPTSANAEYYAKIVAEKAMLRRLISKLTESVNQAYEASKPADEIIAQAEKGLIDVSENANRSGFKNIRDILNINFGNLEVRSQQTTDITGIATGYRDLDHMTTGLHEEELIILAARPAVGKTAFALNIAQNIGTKLDKTVAIFSLEMGAESLVDRMLAAEGLVESHSIRTGQLTDEEWQKYTIAQGNLANASIYIDDTPGIRITEIRSRSRKLAQETGNLGLILIDYLQLITGTGRENRQQEVSEISRQLKILAKELKVPVIALSQLSRGVEQRQDKRPVLSDIRESGSIEQDADIVAFLYRDDYYDRAGEEEEGIPNNKVEVIIEKNRSGARGTVELIFQKEYNKFSSISKREA, from the coding sequence ATGGCAGAAGTAGAGGAACTGCGAGTTCAACCTCAGGATATTTTGGCAGAACAATCTGTTCTGGGGGCTATTTTTATAGATGAGAGTAAGCTCGTTTTTGTCCGAGAATACATTGATTCTCGTGACTTTTTTAAGTATGCTCATCGGTTGATTTTCCAAGCGATGGTGGACTTGTCGGATCGTGGAGAAGCGATTGATGCGACAACAGTTCGGACGATTTTGGATAGCCAAGGGGATCTCCAAAATATTGGTGGCTTGTCCTATCTTGTTGAAATCGTCAACTCTGTACCAACTTCAGCTAATGCGGAGTATTATGCTAAAATTGTAGCTGAAAAGGCTATGCTACGTCGCTTGATTTCCAAATTGACAGAGTCTGTCAACCAAGCTTATGAGGCTTCTAAGCCTGCAGATGAAATCATCGCTCAGGCTGAAAAGGGACTCATTGATGTTAGCGAAAACGCCAATCGTAGTGGATTCAAGAACATCCGAGATATTTTAAATATCAACTTTGGGAACCTAGAAGTTCGGTCACAACAAACAACGGATATCACTGGTATTGCAACGGGCTACCGTGATTTGGACCATATGACGACAGGTCTCCATGAGGAGGAACTAATTATACTAGCGGCGCGACCAGCGGTTGGTAAGACGGCCTTTGCTTTGAACATTGCTCAGAACATCGGGACTAAGTTGGACAAGACGGTTGCTATCTTTTCGCTAGAAATGGGTGCGGAAAGTCTAGTAGACCGTATGTTGGCGGCCGAAGGCTTGGTGGAATCCCATTCTATCCGTACAGGTCAATTGACTGATGAGGAGTGGCAAAAGTATACCATTGCTCAAGGGAACCTAGCCAACGCGAGTATCTATATCGATGATACGCCAGGGATTCGAATTACGGAAATTCGTTCGCGCTCACGCAAACTAGCTCAAGAAACAGGCAATCTAGGCTTGATTTTGATCGACTACCTACAGCTTATCACAGGGACTGGTCGTGAGAACCGCCAACAAGAAGTCTCTGAAATTTCTCGTCAGTTGAAAATTCTAGCCAAGGAATTAAAAGTTCCAGTCATTGCTCTCAGTCAGTTATCCCGTGGAGTGGAACAGCGTCAAGATAAGAGACCAGTCTTGTCTGATATTCGTGAATCGGGTTCTATCGAGCAGGATGCGGATATCGTAGCTTTTCTATACCGTGACGACTACTACGATCGTGCGGGTGAAGAAGAGGAAGGAATTCCAAATAACAAGGTAGAGGTTATCATCGAGAAAAACCGTAGTGGAGCTCGTGGAACGGTGGAATTGATTTTCCAAAAAGAATACAATAAATTTTCAAGTATCTCAAAGAGGGAGGCATAA
- the rplI gene encoding 50S ribosomal protein L9 yields the protein MKVIFLADVKGKGKKGEIKEVPTGYAQNFLIKKNLAKEATAQAVGELRGKQKSEEKAHAEMIAEAKAIKAKLEAEETVVEFVEKVGPDGRTFGSITNKKIAEELQKQFGIKIDKRNIQVQAPIRAVGLIDVPVKIYQDVSSVINLRVKEG from the coding sequence ATGAAAGTAATCTTTTTAGCAGATGTTAAAGGAAAAGGGAAGAAAGGCGAAATTAAGGAAGTACCAACTGGCTACGCTCAAAACTTCCTGATTAAAAAGAATTTGGCCAAGGAAGCGACTGCTCAAGCAGTGGGTGAGTTGCGTGGAAAACAAAAATCTGAAGAAAAGGCTCATGCAGAGATGATTGCTGAAGCAAAAGCCATCAAGGCTAAGCTTGAAGCAGAAGAAACGGTTGTAGAGTTTGTTGAAAAGGTTGGGCCAGATGGCCGTACATTTGGCTCTATCACTAACAAGAAGATTGCAGAAGAATTGCAAAAGCAATTTGGTATCAAGATTGACAAACGCAATATTCAAGTGCAAGCACCAATTCGAGCAGTAGGTTTGATTGATGTACCAGTGAAGATCTACCAAGATGTTTCAAGTGTCATCAATCTTCGTGTAAAAGAAGGTTAA
- a CDS encoding DHH family phosphoesterase, giving the protein MKKNNLIPFSAVWLGLATFGILTLLIIFSHNLAVTITVLFLFVLLYLLLFVWQKKQYEKSEIEQIQYVNHQAENSLSTLLDQMPVGVLKLDLSSGEVEWFNPYAELILTTEEGEIDVELIQTIIKASVGNPGSYATLGETRYAVHMDKASGVLYFFDVSGEYEATVELVTSRPVIGVISVDNYDDLEDATSDSDISHINSFVANFVSEFASKYAMFSRRVGMDRFYVFTDYTVLEELMNDKFSVIDTFREESKQRQLALTLSMGFSYGDGNHEEIGKIALLNLNLAEVRGGDQVVVKENNETKNPVYFGGGTAASIKRTRTRTRAMMTAISDKIRSVDQVFVVGHKNLDMDALGSAVGMQLFASNIIENSYAVYNADQMPADIERAIQFLKKEDVTKLLPLTDAMKLVTNRSLLILVDHSKTALTLSKDFYDLFTQTIVIDHHRRDQDFPENAVITYIESGASSASELVTELIQFQNSKKNRLSRMQASVLMAGMMLDTKNFTSRVTSRTFDVASYLRTRGSDSIAIQEIAATDFEEYREVNELILQGRKLGSDILIAQAKDSRTYDTVVISKAADAMLAMSGIEASFVLAKNTQGFISISARSRSKINVQRIMEELGGGGHFNLAAAQIENMSLTEAGEKLTQLVLDELKEKEKEE; this is encoded by the coding sequence ATGAAAAAAAATAATTTAATCCCGTTTTCTGCAGTCTGGCTAGGACTTGCAACTTTCGGAATCTTAACTTTGCTGATTATTTTTTCACATAATCTTGCTGTAACAATCACTGTTTTGTTTTTATTTGTACTGCTTTATTTGCTTTTATTCGTTTGGCAAAAAAAACAGTATGAAAAGAGCGAAATTGAACAAATCCAATATGTAAATCACCAAGCTGAAAATAGCTTGAGTACTTTGCTTGATCAAATGCCGGTGGGAGTCCTGAAATTAGACTTATCAAGCGGAGAAGTGGAATGGTTTAATCCTTATGCTGAGCTGATTTTAACTACTGAAGAAGGGGAAATTGATGTTGAGTTAATTCAAACCATCATCAAGGCTTCTGTTGGGAATCCAGGTTCGTATGCTACCTTGGGCGAAACACGATATGCTGTCCATATGGACAAGGCTTCAGGCGTTTTGTATTTCTTTGATGTTTCTGGGGAGTACGAAGCAACTGTCGAATTGGTAACTAGCCGTCCAGTCATTGGAGTCATCTCGGTAGATAACTATGATGATTTGGAGGATGCGACATCTGACTCCGATATCAGTCATATAAATAGTTTTGTAGCCAATTTTGTTTCAGAATTTGCTAGTAAGTATGCTATGTTCTCTCGCCGTGTGGGGATGGATCGTTTTTATGTATTCACAGATTACACGGTACTAGAGGAATTGATGAATGATAAATTCTCTGTTATTGATACTTTCCGAGAAGAATCAAAACAGAGGCAACTAGCTCTAACCCTAAGTATGGGATTTTCTTATGGTGATGGAAACCATGAGGAAATAGGAAAAATTGCCTTGCTCAACTTGAACTTAGCAGAAGTTCGCGGTGGTGACCAGGTGGTGGTTAAGGAAAATAACGAAACCAAGAATCCTGTCTACTTTGGTGGAGGAACTGCTGCATCTATCAAACGTACTCGTACACGTACCAGAGCCATGATGACAGCCATTTCTGATAAGATTCGAAGTGTTGACCAAGTTTTTGTAGTCGGTCATAAAAATCTAGATATGGATGCCTTGGGCTCTGCTGTCGGTATGCAGTTGTTTGCAAGTAATATTATTGAGAACAGTTATGCTGTCTACAATGCAGACCAGATGCCAGCAGATATCGAACGTGCTATTCAGTTCTTGAAGAAGGAAGATGTCACGAAACTCTTACCTCTTACAGATGCGATGAAGCTAGTTACAAACCGTTCATTATTGATTCTGGTGGATCATTCCAAGACGGCTTTGACCTTGTCAAAAGATTTTTATGATTTGTTCACTCAAACTATTGTTATTGACCATCATAGACGTGATCAGGATTTCCCAGAGAATGCAGTCATCACCTATATCGAAAGTGGAGCAAGTAGTGCCAGTGAGTTGGTCACAGAATTGATTCAGTTCCAAAATTCTAAGAAAAATCGTTTGAGTCGTATGCAGGCCAGTGTTTTGATGGCTGGTATGATGCTGGATACCAAGAATTTCACATCTCGCGTGACGAGCCGAACCTTTGATGTGGCGAGCTATCTAAGAACACGGGGAAGCGATAGTATTGCTATCCAGGAGATTGCTGCGACAGATTTTGAAGAATACCGTGAGGTAAATGAACTCATTTTACAAGGTCGTAAGTTAGGTTCAGATATCTTGATTGCCCAAGCTAAGGACTCAAGGACTTATGACACAGTTGTTATCAGTAAGGCTGCTGATGCTATGTTGGCTATGTCAGGTATTGAGGCTAGTTTCGTTCTGGCAAAAAATACACAAGGATTTATCTCTATCTCGGCTCGAAGTCGTAGTAAAATCAATGTGCAACGCATTATGGAAGAGTTGGGTGGCGGTGGTCACTTTAATCTAGCTGCCGCGCAAATCGAGAATATGAGTCTAACAGAAGCAGGAGAAAAATTGACTCAACTTGTCTTAGATGAACTAAAGGAAAAGGAGAAAGAAGAATGA
- a CDS encoding acetyl-CoA C-acetyltransferase: MKDVVIVSAVRTPIGSFGGSLKNVSAVDLGALVIKSVLEKANVKPEQVDEVIMGNVLGAGLGQNVARQMSIHAGLPEFTPAFAINKVCGSGLKAVQLAAQAIRCGDADIIVAGGAENMSQAPYVLPSFRWGGRMGDSKVVDTMIKDGLSDAFNEYHMGITAENVAEEYGISREEQDALALESQKRAVAAIESGRFKEEIVPVVIPQRKGNPIVFDTDEYPRKDASLESLSKLGSVFKKDGAVTAGNASGINDGAAAVLIMSSEKAEELGLSVIARIRSYASAGLDPKMMGCGPIYATRKALENGNLTVEDLDLIESNEAFAAQACAVGKTLGFNTDIVNVNGGAIALGHPIGASGCRILVTLLHEMMKRDAKTGLATLCIGGGMGTALIVER, translated from the coding sequence ATGAAAGACGTGGTGATTGTTTCAGCAGTGCGAACTCCAATAGGCTCCTTTGGAGGAAGTTTAAAGAATGTTTCAGCTGTTGATTTGGGAGCTTTGGTTATTAAAAGTGTTTTGGAAAAAGCCAATGTCAAACCAGAGCAGGTAGACGAAGTGATTATGGGGAATGTCCTAGGTGCTGGTTTAGGTCAAAACGTAGCTCGTCAAATGAGCATTCATGCAGGGCTCCCAGAATTTACACCAGCCTTTGCCATCAATAAGGTTTGTGGTTCCGGTTTGAAGGCAGTGCAGTTGGCTGCTCAAGCGATTCGATGCGGCGATGCAGATATTATCGTAGCTGGTGGTGCAGAAAACATGAGTCAGGCGCCATACGTTTTGCCAAGTTTCCGTTGGGGTGGTCGTATGGGAGATTCGAAAGTGGTAGATACCATGATTAAGGATGGTTTGTCTGATGCCTTTAACGAATACCATATGGGAATTACAGCCGAGAATGTGGCTGAAGAATATGGTATCAGTCGAGAAGAGCAAGATGCTCTTGCTTTAGAGTCACAAAAACGGGCAGTTGCAGCTATAGAATCTGGACGCTTTAAAGAAGAGATTGTGCCAGTGGTTATTCCTCAACGCAAAGGCAATCCCATCGTTTTCGATACAGATGAATATCCTAGAAAAGATGCTAGCTTAGAGAGTTTGTCTAAGCTAGGTTCTGTTTTCAAAAAAGACGGGGCTGTCACAGCGGGAAATGCTTCAGGAATCAATGACGGGGCAGCAGCTGTCTTAATCATGAGTTCTGAAAAAGCTGAAGAATTAGGACTTTCAGTGATTGCCCGCATTCGTTCGTATGCAAGTGCAGGTTTGGACCCTAAGATGATGGGATGTGGACCGATTTATGCGACTCGCAAGGCTCTTGAAAATGGCAATTTGACAGTTGAAGATCTCGACTTGATTGAGTCAAATGAAGCCTTTGCTGCCCAGGCTTGTGCAGTTGGTAAAACACTTGGCTTTAACACAGATATTGTCAACGTCAATGGTGGCGCCATTGCTCTTGGTCACCCAATTGGGGCTTCCGGTTGCCGTATCCTAGTAACGCTGTTACATGAGATGATGAAACGTGATGCTAAAACTGGCTTAGCAACTCTCTGTATCGGAGGAGGGATGGGGACTGCCCTTATCGTGGAACGTTAG
- the hpf gene encoding ribosome hibernation-promoting factor, HPF/YfiA family: MIKYSIRGENLEVTEAIRDYVVSKLEKIEKYFQPEQELDARVNLKVYREKTAKVEVTIPLGSITLRAEDISQDMYGSIDLVTDKIERQIRKNKTKIERKNKNKVATSQLFTDALVEDANVVQPKVVRSKQIDLKPMDLEEALLQMDLLGHDFFIYVDVEDQTTNVLYRREDGEVGLLEVKES, encoded by the coding sequence ATGATTAAATATAGTATCCGTGGTGAAAACCTAGAAGTAACAGAAGCAATTCGTGATTATGTAGTTTCTAAACTCGAAAAGATCGAAAAGTATTTTCAACCTGAGCAGGAGTTGGATGCACGTGTGAACTTGAAAGTTTACCGTGAAAAAACAGCAAAGGTTGAAGTAACAATTCCACTTGGATCTATCACTCTTCGTGCTGAAGATATTTCTCAAGATATGTATGGTTCTATCGATCTTGTAACAGATAAAATTGAACGTCAGATTCGTAAAAATAAAACTAAAATCGAACGTAAGAATAAAAATAAAGTTGCGACAAGTCAACTCTTTACAGATGCTCTGGTTGAAGATGCAAATGTTGTGCAACCAAAAGTTGTTCGTTCAAAACAAATTGATTTGAAGCCAATGGATTTAGAAGAAGCTCTTCTCCAAATGGATTTATTGGGACATGATTTCTTTATCTATGTAGATGTAGAAGATCAAACAACTAATGTTTTGTATCGCCGTGAAGATGGTGAAGTTGGTTTGTTAGAAGTGAAAGAATCATAA
- a CDS encoding ComF family protein, whose translation MNCLLCGQTTKSELTFSSLFLLKDDCSYLCSDCASSFEKIGENYCPNCMKTGMSTKCQDCKLWCKEGIQVDHKAIFTYNQAMKDFFSRYKFDGDFLLRKVFASVLTEELKKYRGYQFVSIPLSPERLLERGFNQVEGLVEAAGFSFKDILGKREESASSSKSRLERLATEIPFFIKDGISLPKKILLIDDIYTTGATVNRVKRLLEEAGALEVKTFSLVR comes from the coding sequence ATGAACTGTTTACTATGTGGCCAGACTACAAAGAGTGAGCTGACTTTTAGCAGTCTCTTCCTTTTGAAGGATGACTGCAGTTATCTTTGTTCAGATTGTGCTTCTAGTTTTGAGAAGATTGGTGAGAATTATTGCCCAAACTGTATGAAAACAGGCATGTCAACTAAGTGTCAAGATTGCAAACTTTGGTGTAAAGAAGGAATTCAGGTTGATCATAAGGCAATCTTTACCTATAATCAAGCTATGAAAGACTTTTTCAGTCGATATAAGTTTGATGGCGATTTTTTGCTTAGAAAAGTTTTTGCTTCTGTTCTTACTGAGGAGCTGAAAAAGTATAGAGGATATCAATTTGTGTCGATTCCCCTAAGCCCTGAAAGATTGCTTGAGAGGGGGTTTAACCAAGTCGAGGGTTTGGTTGAGGCGGCAGGCTTTTCTTTTAAAGATATATTAGGAAAAAGAGAAGAGAGCGCTAGTTCTTCTAAAAGCCGTTTGGAAAGGTTAGCTACTGAAATTCCATTTTTTATTAAAGATGGAATCTCACTTCCTAAGAAGATTTTGCTGATTGATGATATCTATACAACAGGGGCAACTGTGAATCGTGTGAAACGACTTTTGGAAGAAGCAGGTGCTTTGGAAGTTAAAACTTTTTCCCTTGTAAGATGA
- a CDS encoding DEAD/DEAH box helicase, whose amino-acid sequence MKVNPNYLGRLFTEKELTEEERQVAVRLPAMRKEKGKQFCQRCNSSILEEWYLPIGAYYCRECLLMKRVRSDQALYYFPQEDFPKQDVLKWCGQLTPFQEKLSEGLIRAVEKKEPTLVHAVTGAGKTEMIYQVVAKVIDDGGAVCLASPRIDVCLELYKRLQNDFACDIALLHGESEPYFRTPLVVATTHQLLKFYHAFDLLIVDEVDAFPYVDNTMLYYAVKNSVKEDGLRIFLTATSTDELDRKVRTGELKRLSLPRRFHGNPLIIPKPVWLSDFNRCLEKNQLSTKLKTYIEKQRRTGYPLLIFASEIKKGEKLKEILQVHFPDENIGFVSSITEDRLEQVQAFRDGELTILISTTILERGVTFPCVDVFVVEANHRLFTKSSLIQIGGRVGRSMDRPTGELLFFHDGLNASIKKAINEIKQMNKEAGL is encoded by the coding sequence ATGAAAGTAAATCCAAATTATCTCGGTCGCTTGTTTACTGAGAAAGAATTAACTGAAGAAGAACGACAGGTAGCAGTGAGACTGCCAGCAATGAGAAAAGAGAAGGGGAAACAGTTTTGTCAACGTTGTAATAGTTCGATTCTAGAAGAATGGTATTTGCCTATTGGTGCCTACTATTGTAGGGAGTGTTTGCTGATGAAGCGAGTCAGGAGTGATCAAGCTTTGTACTATTTTCCGCAGGAAGATTTTCCTAAGCAAGATGTTCTCAAATGGTGTGGTCAGTTAACCCCTTTTCAGGAAAAGTTATCAGAGGGGTTGATTCGAGCAGTCGAAAAGAAAGAACCGACTTTAGTTCATGCTGTGACAGGAGCTGGAAAGACAGAGATGATCTATCAAGTTGTAGCTAAAGTGATTGATGATGGTGGTGCAGTTTGTTTGGCCAGTCCTCGAATTGATGTGTGTTTGGAACTGTATAAGCGACTGCAGAATGACTTTGCTTGCGATATAGCACTACTTCATGGCGAATCAGAGCCCTATTTTCGAACTCCCCTAGTAGTTGCAACAACTCATCAGTTATTAAAATTTTATCATGCTTTTGATTTGTTGATAGTGGATGAGGTAGATGCCTTTCCTTATGTTGACAACACTATGCTTTACTATGCTGTAAAGAATAGTGTAAAGGAGGATGGATTGAGGATATTCCTTACGGCAACTTCTACAGATGAGTTAGATAGGAAGGTTCGCACAGGGGAATTAAAAAGATTAAGCTTGCCGAGACGGTTTCATGGAAATCCTTTGATTATTCCTAAACCAGTCTGGTTATCGGATTTTAATCGCTGTTTAGAGAAAAATCAATTGTCAACCAAGTTAAAGACTTATATTGAGAAACAGAGAAGAACAGGTTATCCCTTACTGATTTTTGCATCAGAGATTAAGAAAGGCGAAAAACTAAAAGAAATACTACAGGTGCATTTCCCAGATGAGAATATCGGTTTTGTATCTTCTATCACAGAAGACCGATTAGAGCAAGTGCAAGCTTTTCGAGATGGAGAACTAACAATACTGATCAGTACGACAATATTGGAACGCGGAGTCACCTTCCCTTGTGTGGATGTTTTCGTAGTAGAAGCTAATCATCGACTCTTTACCAAGTCTAGCTTGATTCAGATTGGTGGTCGAGTTGGACGTAGTATGGACAGACCAACTGGTGAGTTGCTCTTCTTTCATGATGGATTAAATGCTTCCATCAAGAAGGCAATCAATGAAATCAAGCAGATGAACAAGGAGGCGGGATTATGA
- a CDS encoding YigZ family protein: MEFRTIKEDGQVLEEIKKSRFICHAKRVYSEEEARDFITTIKKEHYKATHNCSAFILGERSEIKRTSDDGEPSGTAGIPMLGVLENHNLTNLCVVVTRYFGGIKLGAGGLIRAYAGSVALAVKEIGIIEIKEQAGIAIQMSYAQYQEYSNFLKEHHLMELDTNFTDQVDTMIYVDKEEKENIKSALVEFFNGKVTLTDQGLREVEVPVNLV, translated from the coding sequence ATGGAATTTAGAACGATTAAAGAGGATGGGCAGGTCCTAGAAGAAATAAAAAAATCCCGCTTTATCTGTCATGCCAAGCGTGTTTATAGCGAAGAAGAGGCTCGTGACTTCATCACTACCATCAAAAAAGAACACTATAAAGCCACCCATAACTGCTCTGCTTTTATTCTAGGGGAACGCAGTGAAATCAAGCGTACGAGTGATGATGGGGAGCCTAGTGGTACTGCTGGAATCCCTATGCTGGGTGTCTTAGAAAATCATAATCTAACCAATCTCTGTGTGGTAGTGACACGCTATTTTGGTGGCATCAAACTAGGTGCTGGTGGTTTGATTCGTGCTTATGCAGGTAGTGTGGCCTTGGCTGTCAAAGAAATTGGCATTATTGAAATCAAAGAGCAGGCTGGCATAGCCATTCAAATGTCTTATGCTCAATACCAAGAGTACAGTAACTTTCTTAAAGAACATCATCTCATGGAGCTGGATACAAACTTTACAGATCAAGTTGATACAATGATTTATGTTGATAAGGAAGAGAAAGAAAATATCAAGTCTGCTCTTGTAGAGTTTTTTAATGGAAAGGTTACTTTAACAGATCAAGGTTTACGAGAAGTTGAAGTTCCTGTAAACTTAGTGTAA
- a CDS encoding PH domain-containing protein has product MAFGKFIQGLAGNFSEENKETLIKEYGQYLLENEEIQSGYKLIRDSIIFTNIRIIFTDKQGATGRKVSVKSLFLMNIVNVEMETAGAGIDDSEITITYLENIFLKAHNEHLSFHKFEFPKKTDILQLYTYLLELAYHNRLKINGLDF; this is encoded by the coding sequence ATGGCGTTTGGAAAATTTATTCAAGGACTCGCTGGTAACTTCAGCGAGGAAAACAAAGAGACTCTTATCAAAGAATATGGTCAATATCTACTAGAGAATGAAGAAATTCAAAGTGGATATAAACTTATTCGCGATTCAATTATCTTTACAAATATCCGTATCATCTTTACAGATAAGCAAGGTGCCACTGGTCGCAAGGTGTCTGTTAAGTCACTCTTTTTGATGAACATTGTAAACGTTGAAATGGAAACTGCTGGAGCAGGTATAGATGATAGTGAGATTACGATCACTTATTTAGAAAATATCTTTCTAAAAGCACATAATGAGCACCTGAGTTTCCATAAATTTGAATTCCCTAAAAAAACGGACATCCTTCAGCTTTACACCTATTTATTAGAATTGGCTTATCACAATCGATTAAAAATTAATGGCTTAGACTTTTGA
- the cysK gene encoding cysteine synthase A, with translation MAIYNNITELIGQTPIVKLNNIVPEGAADVYVKLEAFNPGSSVKDRIALSMIEKAEQDGILKPGATIVEATSGNTGIGLSWVGAAKGYKVVIVMPETMSVERRKIIQAYGAELVLTPGSEGMKGAIAKAQEIAAERDGFLPLQFNNPANPEVHERTTGAEILADFGSDRLDAFVGGVGTGGTISGVSHALKAANPNIQVYAVEADESAILSGEKPGPHKIQGISAGFIPETLDTKAYDGIVRVTSDDALALGREIGGKEGFLVGISSAAAIYGAIEVAKKLGTGKKVLALAPDNGERYLSTALYEFEV, from the coding sequence ATGGCTATTTATAACAATATCACTGAACTTATTGGACAAACACCGATTGTTAAACTTAACAACATTGTTCCAGAGGGTGCTGCAGACGTCTATGTTAAACTAGAAGCTTTTAACCCTGGATCGTCAGTAAAAGACCGCATTGCCCTTAGCATGATTGAAAAAGCAGAACAAGATGGTATTCTAAAACCGGGTGCTACCATTGTTGAAGCAACGAGTGGAAACACTGGCATCGGTCTTTCATGGGTTGGTGCTGCTAAAGGATATAAAGTTGTTATCGTCATGCCTGAAACGATGAGCGTGGAACGCCGTAAGATTATCCAAGCCTATGGTGCTGAACTCGTCCTCACTCCTGGTAGCGAAGGAATGAAAGGGGCCATTGCCAAAGCTCAGGAAATCGCCGCTGAACGTGACGGCTTCCTTCCACTCCAATTTAATAATCCAGCTAATCCAGAAGTACACGAAAGAACAACAGGAGCTGAAATACTGGCTGATTTCGGTTCTGATAGACTAGATGCTTTTGTGGGTGGTGTTGGTACTGGTGGAACGATCTCAGGTGTTTCTCACGCTCTTAAAGCAGCAAATCCAAACATTCAAGTTTATGCAGTTGAGGCAGACGAGTCAGCTATCTTGTCTGGTGAAAAACCAGGACCTCACAAAATTCAAGGCATCTCAGCTGGATTTATTCCTGAAACACTTGATACAAAGGCCTATGATGGTATCGTCCGCGTAACGTCAGATGATGCTCTAGCGCTTGGCCGTGAAATTGGTGGAAAAGAAGGCTTCCTTGTTGGAATTTCTTCAGCTGCAGCGATTTACGGGGCAATTGAGGTTGCCAAGAAATTAGGTACAGGTAAGAAAGTCCTTGCTTTAGCACCAGATAACGGCGAACGTTATTTGTCTACAGCACTCTATGAATTTGAAGTGTAG
- the tsf gene encoding translation elongation factor Ts has product MAEITAKLVKELREKSGAGVMDAKKALVEVEGDIEKAIELLREKGMAKAAKKADRVAAEGLTGVFVNGNVAAVVEVNAETDFVAKNAQFVELVNATAKVIAEGKPANNEEALALTMPSGETLEAAYVSATATIGEKISFRRFALLEKTDAQHFGAYQHNGGRIGVISVIEGGDEALAKQISMHIAAMKPTVLSYKELDEQFVKDELAQLNHVIDQDNESRAMVGKPALPHLKYGSKAQLTDEVIAQAEADIKAELAAEGKPEKIWDKIIPGKMDRFMLDNTKVDQAYTLLAQVYIMDDSKTVEAYLESVNASVVEFARFEVGEGIEKAANDFEAEVAATMAAALNN; this is encoded by the coding sequence ATGGCAGAAATTACAGCTAAACTTGTAAAAGAGTTGCGTGAAAAATCTGGTGCTGGTGTTATGGACGCTAAGAAAGCATTGGTTGAAGTTGAAGGTGATATCGAAAAAGCAATCGAATTGCTTCGTGAAAAAGGTATGGCTAAGGCAGCTAAGAAAGCTGACCGTGTTGCAGCTGAAGGTTTGACTGGTGTATTTGTTAACGGTAACGTTGCAGCAGTAGTTGAAGTAAATGCTGAAACTGACTTCGTTGCGAAAAACGCTCAATTCGTTGAGTTGGTAAATGCAACAGCTAAAGTAATTGCTGAAGGTAAACCAGCGAACAACGAAGAAGCACTTGCTTTGACAATGCCTTCAGGTGAAACTCTTGAAGCAGCCTATGTATCTGCAACAGCTACAATCGGTGAAAAAATCTCATTCCGTCGTTTTGCTTTGCTTGAAAAAACAGATGCACAACACTTTGGAGCATACCAACACAATGGTGGCCGTATCGGTGTTATCTCTGTTATTGAAGGTGGAGACGAAGCTCTTGCTAAACAAATCTCAATGCACATTGCTGCGATGAAACCAACAGTTCTTTCTTACAAAGAATTGGATGAGCAATTCGTTAAAGATGAGTTGGCACAATTGAACCACGTAATCGACCAAGATAACGAAAGCCGTGCAATGGTTGGTAAACCAGCTCTTCCACACTTGAAGTATGGATCAAAAGCACAATTGACTGATGAAGTGATTGCTCAAGCTGAAGCTGATATCAAAGCTGAGTTGGCTGCAGAAGGCAAACCAGAAAAAATCTGGGACAAAATCATCCCAGGTAAAATGGACCGCTTCATGCTTGACAACACTAAAGTTGACCAAGCATACACACTTCTTGCACAAGTATATATCATGGATGACAGCAAGACAGTTGAAGCTTACCTTGAATCAGTAAATGCTTCAGTAGTTGAGTTCGCTCGCTTTGAAGTTGGTGAAGGTATCGAGAAAGCTGCAAACGACTTTGAAGCAGAAGTTGCAGCTACAATGGCAGCAGCCTTGAATAACTAA